In Balaenoptera musculus isolate JJ_BM4_2016_0621 chromosome 19, mBalMus1.pri.v3, whole genome shotgun sequence, one genomic interval encodes:
- the TNNT1 gene encoding troponin T, slow skeletal muscle isoform X7: MSDAEEQEYEVPREQPEGEEAAEEEEEEEERPKPSRPVVPPLIPPKIPEGERVDFDDIHRKRMEKDLLELQTLIDVHFEQRKKEEEELVALKERIERRRSERAEQQRFRTEKERERQAKLVEEKMRKEEEEAKKRAEDDAKKKKVLSNIGAHFGGYLVKVEQKRGKRQTGRETKVRVLSERKKPLNIDRMGEEQLREKAQELSDWIHQLESEKFDLMEKMKQQKYEINVLYNRISHAQKFRKGAGKGRVGGRWK, from the exons ATGTCGGACGCCGAAGAGCAGGAATATGA GGTCCCCAGGGAGCAGCCTGAAG gaGAGGAGGctgcggaggaggaggaggaag AAGAGGAGCGCCCCAAACCAAG CCGGCCCGTGGTACCTCCGCTGATCCCCCCAAAGATCCCAGAGGGGGAACGTGTGGACTTCGAT GACATCCACCGGAAGCGCATGGAAAAAGATCTGCTGGAGCTGCAGACGCTCATTGATGTGCATTTTGAACAgcggaagaaagaggaagaggagcttGTGGCGCTAAAAGAACGCATT gAGCGGCGCCGGTCGGAGAGAGCTGAGCAACAGCGCTTCAGAACCGAGAAGGAGCGCGAGCGTCAGGCTAAGCTGGTG GAGGAGAAGATgcggaaggaagaggaagaggccaAGAAGCGGGCGGAGGACGACGCCAAGAAGAAGAAGGTTCTGTCCAACATTGGGGCCCACTTTGGGGGCTACCTGGTCAAG GTAGAACAGAAGCGGGGTAAGCGCCAGACAGGGCGTGAGACGAAAGTGCGCGTCTTGTCGGAGCGTAAAAAGCCTCTGAACATCGACCGCATGGGAGAAGAACAGCTCCG GGAGAAGGCCCAGGAACTGTCGGACTGGATCCACCAGTTGGAGTCCGAGAAGTTTGACCTGATGGAGAAGATGAAGCAGCAGAAATATGAG ATCAATGTTCTGTACAATCGCATCAGCCACGCCCAGAAGTT CCGGAAGGGGGCCGGGAAGGGCCGCGTCGGAGGCCGCTGGAAGTGA
- the TNNT1 gene encoding troponin T, slow skeletal muscle isoform X10 produces the protein MSDAEEQEYEEQPEEEERPKPSRPVVPPLIPPKIPEGERVDFDDIHRKRMEKDLLELQTLIDVHFEQRKKEEEELVALKERIERRRSERAEQQRFRTEKERERQAKLVEEKMRKEEEEAKKRAEDDAKKKKVLSNIGAHFGGYLVKVEQKRGKRQTGRETKVRVLSERKKPLNIDRMGEEQLREKAQELSDWIHQLESEKFDLMEKMKQQKYEINVLYNRISHAQKFRKGAGKGRVGGRWK, from the exons ATGTCGGACGCCGAAGAGCAGGAATATGA GGAGCAGCCTGAAG AAGAGGAGCGCCCCAAACCAAG CCGGCCCGTGGTACCTCCGCTGATCCCCCCAAAGATCCCAGAGGGGGAACGTGTGGACTTCGAT GACATCCACCGGAAGCGCATGGAAAAAGATCTGCTGGAGCTGCAGACGCTCATTGATGTGCATTTTGAACAgcggaagaaagaggaagaggagcttGTGGCGCTAAAAGAACGCATT gAGCGGCGCCGGTCGGAGAGAGCTGAGCAACAGCGCTTCAGAACCGAGAAGGAGCGCGAGCGTCAGGCTAAGCTGGTG GAGGAGAAGATgcggaaggaagaggaagaggccaAGAAGCGGGCGGAGGACGACGCCAAGAAGAAGAAGGTTCTGTCCAACATTGGGGCCCACTTTGGGGGCTACCTGGTCAAG GTAGAACAGAAGCGGGGTAAGCGCCAGACAGGGCGTGAGACGAAAGTGCGCGTCTTGTCGGAGCGTAAAAAGCCTCTGAACATCGACCGCATGGGAGAAGAACAGCTCCG GGAGAAGGCCCAGGAACTGTCGGACTGGATCCACCAGTTGGAGTCCGAGAAGTTTGACCTGATGGAGAAGATGAAGCAGCAGAAATATGAG ATCAATGTTCTGTACAATCGCATCAGCCACGCCCAGAAGTT CCGGAAGGGGGCCGGGAAGGGCCGCGTCGGAGGCCGCTGGAAGTGA
- the TNNT1 gene encoding troponin T, slow skeletal muscle isoform X4 — protein sequence MSDAEEQEYEEQPEGEEAAEEEEEAPHILASPPAPSPAPEEPEPVAEREEERPKPSRPVVPPLIPPKIPEGERVDFDDIHRKRMEKDLLELQTLIDVHFEQRKKEEEELVALKERIERRRSERAEQQRFRTEKERERQAKLVEEKMRKEEEEAKKRAEDDAKKKKVLSNIGAHFGGYLVKVEQKRGKRQTGRETKVRVLSERKKPLNIDRMGEEQLREKAQELSDWIHQLESEKFDLMEKMKQQKYEINVLYNRISHAQKFRKGAGKGRVGGRWK from the exons ATGTCGGACGCCGAAGAGCAGGAATATGA GGAGCAGCCTGAAG gaGAGGAGGctgcggaggaggaggaggaag ctccccacatCCTCGCTtctcctcccgccccctccccagcccccgagGAGCCGGAGCCGGTGGCTGAGCGAG AAGAGGAGCGCCCCAAACCAAG CCGGCCCGTGGTACCTCCGCTGATCCCCCCAAAGATCCCAGAGGGGGAACGTGTGGACTTCGAT GACATCCACCGGAAGCGCATGGAAAAAGATCTGCTGGAGCTGCAGACGCTCATTGATGTGCATTTTGAACAgcggaagaaagaggaagaggagcttGTGGCGCTAAAAGAACGCATT gAGCGGCGCCGGTCGGAGAGAGCTGAGCAACAGCGCTTCAGAACCGAGAAGGAGCGCGAGCGTCAGGCTAAGCTGGTG GAGGAGAAGATgcggaaggaagaggaagaggccaAGAAGCGGGCGGAGGACGACGCCAAGAAGAAGAAGGTTCTGTCCAACATTGGGGCCCACTTTGGGGGCTACCTGGTCAAG GTAGAACAGAAGCGGGGTAAGCGCCAGACAGGGCGTGAGACGAAAGTGCGCGTCTTGTCGGAGCGTAAAAAGCCTCTGAACATCGACCGCATGGGAGAAGAACAGCTCCG GGAGAAGGCCCAGGAACTGTCGGACTGGATCCACCAGTTGGAGTCCGAGAAGTTTGACCTGATGGAGAAGATGAAGCAGCAGAAATATGAG ATCAATGTTCTGTACAATCGCATCAGCCACGCCCAGAAGTT CCGGAAGGGGGCCGGGAAGGGCCGCGTCGGAGGCCGCTGGAAGTGA
- the TNNT1 gene encoding troponin T, slow skeletal muscle isoform X8 → MSDAEEQEYEEQPEGEEAAEEEEEEEERPKPSRPVVPPLIPPKIPEGERVDFDDIHRKRMEKDLLELQTLIDVHFEQRKKEEEELVALKERIERRRSERAEQQRFRTEKERERQAKLVEEKMRKEEEEAKKRAEDDAKKKKVLSNIGAHFGGYLVKVEQKRGKRQTGRETKVRVLSERKKPLNIDRMGEEQLREKAQELSDWIHQLESEKFDLMEKMKQQKYEINVLYNRISHAQKFRKGAGKGRVGGRWK, encoded by the exons ATGTCGGACGCCGAAGAGCAGGAATATGA GGAGCAGCCTGAAG gaGAGGAGGctgcggaggaggaggaggaag AAGAGGAGCGCCCCAAACCAAG CCGGCCCGTGGTACCTCCGCTGATCCCCCCAAAGATCCCAGAGGGGGAACGTGTGGACTTCGAT GACATCCACCGGAAGCGCATGGAAAAAGATCTGCTGGAGCTGCAGACGCTCATTGATGTGCATTTTGAACAgcggaagaaagaggaagaggagcttGTGGCGCTAAAAGAACGCATT gAGCGGCGCCGGTCGGAGAGAGCTGAGCAACAGCGCTTCAGAACCGAGAAGGAGCGCGAGCGTCAGGCTAAGCTGGTG GAGGAGAAGATgcggaaggaagaggaagaggccaAGAAGCGGGCGGAGGACGACGCCAAGAAGAAGAAGGTTCTGTCCAACATTGGGGCCCACTTTGGGGGCTACCTGGTCAAG GTAGAACAGAAGCGGGGTAAGCGCCAGACAGGGCGTGAGACGAAAGTGCGCGTCTTGTCGGAGCGTAAAAAGCCTCTGAACATCGACCGCATGGGAGAAGAACAGCTCCG GGAGAAGGCCCAGGAACTGTCGGACTGGATCCACCAGTTGGAGTCCGAGAAGTTTGACCTGATGGAGAAGATGAAGCAGCAGAAATATGAG ATCAATGTTCTGTACAATCGCATCAGCCACGCCCAGAAGTT CCGGAAGGGGGCCGGGAAGGGCCGCGTCGGAGGCCGCTGGAAGTGA
- the TNNT1 gene encoding troponin T, slow skeletal muscle isoform X6, whose translation MSDAEEQEYEEQPEGEEAAEEEEEGEALDSAEEERPKPSRPVVPPLIPPKIPEGERVDFDDIHRKRMEKDLLELQTLIDVHFEQRKKEEEELVALKERIERRRSERAEQQRFRTEKERERQAKLVEEKMRKEEEEAKKRAEDDAKKKKVLSNIGAHFGGYLVKVEQKRGKRQTGRETKVRVLSERKKPLNIDRMGEEQLREKAQELSDWIHQLESEKFDLMEKMKQQKYEINVLYNRISHAQKFRKGAGKGRVGGRWK comes from the exons ATGTCGGACGCCGAAGAGCAGGAATATGA GGAGCAGCCTGAAG gaGAGGAGGctgcggaggaggaggaggaaggtgagGCCCTGGACTCCGCAG AAGAGGAGCGCCCCAAACCAAG CCGGCCCGTGGTACCTCCGCTGATCCCCCCAAAGATCCCAGAGGGGGAACGTGTGGACTTCGAT GACATCCACCGGAAGCGCATGGAAAAAGATCTGCTGGAGCTGCAGACGCTCATTGATGTGCATTTTGAACAgcggaagaaagaggaagaggagcttGTGGCGCTAAAAGAACGCATT gAGCGGCGCCGGTCGGAGAGAGCTGAGCAACAGCGCTTCAGAACCGAGAAGGAGCGCGAGCGTCAGGCTAAGCTGGTG GAGGAGAAGATgcggaaggaagaggaagaggccaAGAAGCGGGCGGAGGACGACGCCAAGAAGAAGAAGGTTCTGTCCAACATTGGGGCCCACTTTGGGGGCTACCTGGTCAAG GTAGAACAGAAGCGGGGTAAGCGCCAGACAGGGCGTGAGACGAAAGTGCGCGTCTTGTCGGAGCGTAAAAAGCCTCTGAACATCGACCGCATGGGAGAAGAACAGCTCCG GGAGAAGGCCCAGGAACTGTCGGACTGGATCCACCAGTTGGAGTCCGAGAAGTTTGACCTGATGGAGAAGATGAAGCAGCAGAAATATGAG ATCAATGTTCTGTACAATCGCATCAGCCACGCCCAGAAGTT CCGGAAGGGGGCCGGGAAGGGCCGCGTCGGAGGCCGCTGGAAGTGA
- the TNNT1 gene encoding troponin T, slow skeletal muscle isoform X2 — MSDAEEQEYEEQPEGEEAAEEEEEGEALDSAAPHILASPPAPSPAPEEPEPVAEREEERPKPSRPVVPPLIPPKIPEGERVDFDDIHRKRMEKDLLELQTLIDVHFEQRKKEEEELVALKERIERRRSERAEQQRFRTEKERERQAKLVEEKMRKEEEEAKKRAEDDAKKKKVLSNIGAHFGGYLVKVEQKRGKRQTGRETKVRVLSERKKPLNIDRMGEEQLREKAQELSDWIHQLESEKFDLMEKMKQQKYEINVLYNRISHAQKFRKGAGKGRVGGRWK; from the exons ATGTCGGACGCCGAAGAGCAGGAATATGA GGAGCAGCCTGAAG gaGAGGAGGctgcggaggaggaggaggaaggtgagGCCCTGGACTCCGCAG ctccccacatCCTCGCTtctcctcccgccccctccccagcccccgagGAGCCGGAGCCGGTGGCTGAGCGAG AAGAGGAGCGCCCCAAACCAAG CCGGCCCGTGGTACCTCCGCTGATCCCCCCAAAGATCCCAGAGGGGGAACGTGTGGACTTCGAT GACATCCACCGGAAGCGCATGGAAAAAGATCTGCTGGAGCTGCAGACGCTCATTGATGTGCATTTTGAACAgcggaagaaagaggaagaggagcttGTGGCGCTAAAAGAACGCATT gAGCGGCGCCGGTCGGAGAGAGCTGAGCAACAGCGCTTCAGAACCGAGAAGGAGCGCGAGCGTCAGGCTAAGCTGGTG GAGGAGAAGATgcggaaggaagaggaagaggccaAGAAGCGGGCGGAGGACGACGCCAAGAAGAAGAAGGTTCTGTCCAACATTGGGGCCCACTTTGGGGGCTACCTGGTCAAG GTAGAACAGAAGCGGGGTAAGCGCCAGACAGGGCGTGAGACGAAAGTGCGCGTCTTGTCGGAGCGTAAAAAGCCTCTGAACATCGACCGCATGGGAGAAGAACAGCTCCG GGAGAAGGCCCAGGAACTGTCGGACTGGATCCACCAGTTGGAGTCCGAGAAGTTTGACCTGATGGAGAAGATGAAGCAGCAGAAATATGAG ATCAATGTTCTGTACAATCGCATCAGCCACGCCCAGAAGTT CCGGAAGGGGGCCGGGAAGGGCCGCGTCGGAGGCCGCTGGAAGTGA
- the TNNT1 gene encoding troponin T, slow skeletal muscle isoform X9 has translation MSDAEEQEYEVPREQPEEEERPKPSRPVVPPLIPPKIPEGERVDFDDIHRKRMEKDLLELQTLIDVHFEQRKKEEEELVALKERIERRRSERAEQQRFRTEKERERQAKLVEEKMRKEEEEAKKRAEDDAKKKKVLSNIGAHFGGYLVKVEQKRGKRQTGRETKVRVLSERKKPLNIDRMGEEQLREKAQELSDWIHQLESEKFDLMEKMKQQKYEINVLYNRISHAQKFRKGAGKGRVGGRWK, from the exons ATGTCGGACGCCGAAGAGCAGGAATATGA GGTCCCCAGGGAGCAGCCTGAAG AAGAGGAGCGCCCCAAACCAAG CCGGCCCGTGGTACCTCCGCTGATCCCCCCAAAGATCCCAGAGGGGGAACGTGTGGACTTCGAT GACATCCACCGGAAGCGCATGGAAAAAGATCTGCTGGAGCTGCAGACGCTCATTGATGTGCATTTTGAACAgcggaagaaagaggaagaggagcttGTGGCGCTAAAAGAACGCATT gAGCGGCGCCGGTCGGAGAGAGCTGAGCAACAGCGCTTCAGAACCGAGAAGGAGCGCGAGCGTCAGGCTAAGCTGGTG GAGGAGAAGATgcggaaggaagaggaagaggccaAGAAGCGGGCGGAGGACGACGCCAAGAAGAAGAAGGTTCTGTCCAACATTGGGGCCCACTTTGGGGGCTACCTGGTCAAG GTAGAACAGAAGCGGGGTAAGCGCCAGACAGGGCGTGAGACGAAAGTGCGCGTCTTGTCGGAGCGTAAAAAGCCTCTGAACATCGACCGCATGGGAGAAGAACAGCTCCG GGAGAAGGCCCAGGAACTGTCGGACTGGATCCACCAGTTGGAGTCCGAGAAGTTTGACCTGATGGAGAAGATGAAGCAGCAGAAATATGAG ATCAATGTTCTGTACAATCGCATCAGCCACGCCCAGAAGTT CCGGAAGGGGGCCGGGAAGGGCCGCGTCGGAGGCCGCTGGAAGTGA
- the TNNT1 gene encoding troponin T, slow skeletal muscle isoform X1: protein MSDAEEQEYEVPREQPEGEEAAEEEEEGEALDSAAPHILASPPAPSPAPEEPEPVAEREEERPKPSRPVVPPLIPPKIPEGERVDFDDIHRKRMEKDLLELQTLIDVHFEQRKKEEEELVALKERIERRRSERAEQQRFRTEKERERQAKLVEEKMRKEEEEAKKRAEDDAKKKKVLSNIGAHFGGYLVKVEQKRGKRQTGRETKVRVLSERKKPLNIDRMGEEQLREKAQELSDWIHQLESEKFDLMEKMKQQKYEINVLYNRISHAQKFRKGAGKGRVGGRWK from the exons ATGTCGGACGCCGAAGAGCAGGAATATGA GGTCCCCAGGGAGCAGCCTGAAG gaGAGGAGGctgcggaggaggaggaggaaggtgagGCCCTGGACTCCGCAG ctccccacatCCTCGCTtctcctcccgccccctccccagcccccgagGAGCCGGAGCCGGTGGCTGAGCGAG AAGAGGAGCGCCCCAAACCAAG CCGGCCCGTGGTACCTCCGCTGATCCCCCCAAAGATCCCAGAGGGGGAACGTGTGGACTTCGAT GACATCCACCGGAAGCGCATGGAAAAAGATCTGCTGGAGCTGCAGACGCTCATTGATGTGCATTTTGAACAgcggaagaaagaggaagaggagcttGTGGCGCTAAAAGAACGCATT gAGCGGCGCCGGTCGGAGAGAGCTGAGCAACAGCGCTTCAGAACCGAGAAGGAGCGCGAGCGTCAGGCTAAGCTGGTG GAGGAGAAGATgcggaaggaagaggaagaggccaAGAAGCGGGCGGAGGACGACGCCAAGAAGAAGAAGGTTCTGTCCAACATTGGGGCCCACTTTGGGGGCTACCTGGTCAAG GTAGAACAGAAGCGGGGTAAGCGCCAGACAGGGCGTGAGACGAAAGTGCGCGTCTTGTCGGAGCGTAAAAAGCCTCTGAACATCGACCGCATGGGAGAAGAACAGCTCCG GGAGAAGGCCCAGGAACTGTCGGACTGGATCCACCAGTTGGAGTCCGAGAAGTTTGACCTGATGGAGAAGATGAAGCAGCAGAAATATGAG ATCAATGTTCTGTACAATCGCATCAGCCACGCCCAGAAGTT CCGGAAGGGGGCCGGGAAGGGCCGCGTCGGAGGCCGCTGGAAGTGA
- the TNNT1 gene encoding troponin T, slow skeletal muscle isoform X3 — protein sequence MSDAEEQEYEVPREQPEGEEAAEEEEEAPHILASPPAPSPAPEEPEPVAEREEERPKPSRPVVPPLIPPKIPEGERVDFDDIHRKRMEKDLLELQTLIDVHFEQRKKEEEELVALKERIERRRSERAEQQRFRTEKERERQAKLVEEKMRKEEEEAKKRAEDDAKKKKVLSNIGAHFGGYLVKVEQKRGKRQTGRETKVRVLSERKKPLNIDRMGEEQLREKAQELSDWIHQLESEKFDLMEKMKQQKYEINVLYNRISHAQKFRKGAGKGRVGGRWK from the exons ATGTCGGACGCCGAAGAGCAGGAATATGA GGTCCCCAGGGAGCAGCCTGAAG gaGAGGAGGctgcggaggaggaggaggaag ctccccacatCCTCGCTtctcctcccgccccctccccagcccccgagGAGCCGGAGCCGGTGGCTGAGCGAG AAGAGGAGCGCCCCAAACCAAG CCGGCCCGTGGTACCTCCGCTGATCCCCCCAAAGATCCCAGAGGGGGAACGTGTGGACTTCGAT GACATCCACCGGAAGCGCATGGAAAAAGATCTGCTGGAGCTGCAGACGCTCATTGATGTGCATTTTGAACAgcggaagaaagaggaagaggagcttGTGGCGCTAAAAGAACGCATT gAGCGGCGCCGGTCGGAGAGAGCTGAGCAACAGCGCTTCAGAACCGAGAAGGAGCGCGAGCGTCAGGCTAAGCTGGTG GAGGAGAAGATgcggaaggaagaggaagaggccaAGAAGCGGGCGGAGGACGACGCCAAGAAGAAGAAGGTTCTGTCCAACATTGGGGCCCACTTTGGGGGCTACCTGGTCAAG GTAGAACAGAAGCGGGGTAAGCGCCAGACAGGGCGTGAGACGAAAGTGCGCGTCTTGTCGGAGCGTAAAAAGCCTCTGAACATCGACCGCATGGGAGAAGAACAGCTCCG GGAGAAGGCCCAGGAACTGTCGGACTGGATCCACCAGTTGGAGTCCGAGAAGTTTGACCTGATGGAGAAGATGAAGCAGCAGAAATATGAG ATCAATGTTCTGTACAATCGCATCAGCCACGCCCAGAAGTT CCGGAAGGGGGCCGGGAAGGGCCGCGTCGGAGGCCGCTGGAAGTGA
- the TNNT1 gene encoding troponin T, slow skeletal muscle isoform X5 encodes MSDAEEQEYEVPREQPEGEEAAEEEEEGEALDSAEEERPKPSRPVVPPLIPPKIPEGERVDFDDIHRKRMEKDLLELQTLIDVHFEQRKKEEEELVALKERIERRRSERAEQQRFRTEKERERQAKLVEEKMRKEEEEAKKRAEDDAKKKKVLSNIGAHFGGYLVKVEQKRGKRQTGRETKVRVLSERKKPLNIDRMGEEQLREKAQELSDWIHQLESEKFDLMEKMKQQKYEINVLYNRISHAQKFRKGAGKGRVGGRWK; translated from the exons ATGTCGGACGCCGAAGAGCAGGAATATGA GGTCCCCAGGGAGCAGCCTGAAG gaGAGGAGGctgcggaggaggaggaggaaggtgagGCCCTGGACTCCGCAG AAGAGGAGCGCCCCAAACCAAG CCGGCCCGTGGTACCTCCGCTGATCCCCCCAAAGATCCCAGAGGGGGAACGTGTGGACTTCGAT GACATCCACCGGAAGCGCATGGAAAAAGATCTGCTGGAGCTGCAGACGCTCATTGATGTGCATTTTGAACAgcggaagaaagaggaagaggagcttGTGGCGCTAAAAGAACGCATT gAGCGGCGCCGGTCGGAGAGAGCTGAGCAACAGCGCTTCAGAACCGAGAAGGAGCGCGAGCGTCAGGCTAAGCTGGTG GAGGAGAAGATgcggaaggaagaggaagaggccaAGAAGCGGGCGGAGGACGACGCCAAGAAGAAGAAGGTTCTGTCCAACATTGGGGCCCACTTTGGGGGCTACCTGGTCAAG GTAGAACAGAAGCGGGGTAAGCGCCAGACAGGGCGTGAGACGAAAGTGCGCGTCTTGTCGGAGCGTAAAAAGCCTCTGAACATCGACCGCATGGGAGAAGAACAGCTCCG GGAGAAGGCCCAGGAACTGTCGGACTGGATCCACCAGTTGGAGTCCGAGAAGTTTGACCTGATGGAGAAGATGAAGCAGCAGAAATATGAG ATCAATGTTCTGTACAATCGCATCAGCCACGCCCAGAAGTT CCGGAAGGGGGCCGGGAAGGGCCGCGTCGGAGGCCGCTGGAAGTGA